Proteins encoded in a region of the Chloroflexota bacterium genome:
- a CDS encoding YgeY family selenium metabolism-linked hydrolase has product MTDKSLIQTLHREVENRREAIIQFMRDIVAIPSMEGQLKDVGERIGAEMSKLGFDEVRFDKMGNILGRIGNGPRVVVYDSHIDTVGIGDPATWNWDPFVGKVEDGILYARGACDEKGSTPGMVYGLALANQLGLLKDTTAWYFGNMEEWCDGIAPNTFVEVDPGIRPDFVVIGEPTRMQVYRGHKGRIELKITASGRSAHAASHYLGDNAVYKMMAVITQIRELDRRFHFGLGGHPIQGRPSIAVTDLKVRTASLNAVPDQFTIYLDRRITSNEPHDDVIAQIRGLIPDYLQEEIKVEELFYDDPSYTGFVFPVSKHYPAWLLDDAHPMVQAGQRTVEKLWGEPRKLGTWDFSTNGTYWAGKAEIPSIGFGPGDEKFAHTHLEQVPLKDVVAATEFYALFPSMLSQLGDA; this is encoded by the coding sequence ATGACGGATAAAAGTCTTATCCAAACTCTTCATCGTGAAGTAGAAAATCGCCGAGAAGCGATCATCCAATTCATGCGGGATATTGTCGCCATCCCCAGCATGGAAGGCCAGCTTAAAGATGTTGGCGAGCGCATCGGCGCAGAAATGAGCAAATTGGGCTTTGATGAAGTCCGTTTCGACAAAATGGGCAATATCTTGGGGCGGATTGGCAATGGCCCGCGTGTGGTCGTCTACGATTCGCACATCGATACTGTAGGCATAGGCGACCCGGCCACTTGGAATTGGGATCCATTTGTGGGCAAGGTCGAAGATGGCATTTTGTATGCCCGCGGCGCCTGCGATGAAAAGGGTTCTACCCCCGGCATGGTGTATGGCCTGGCGCTTGCCAACCAATTGGGCTTGCTCAAAGACACCACCGCCTGGTATTTTGGAAATATGGAAGAATGGTGCGATGGGATTGCCCCCAACACATTTGTTGAAGTTGACCCCGGCATCCGCCCAGACTTTGTGGTGATCGGTGAACCCACCAGGATGCAGGTCTACCGCGGGCATAAAGGGCGCATCGAGTTAAAGATCACGGCTTCGGGCCGTTCAGCGCATGCCGCTTCGCACTATCTGGGTGATAATGCGGTTTATAAAATGATGGCTGTGATTACCCAAATCCGCGAGTTGGATCGCCGCTTCCATTTTGGCCTGGGCGGACATCCCATTCAGGGCCGCCCCTCGATTGCCGTGACCGATCTGAAGGTGCGCACAGCTTCACTGAACGCGGTACCCGATCAGTTCACAATTTACCTGGACCGCCGCATTACATCCAATGAGCCGCACGACGATGTGATTGCTCAAATCAGGGGTTTGATACCTGATTATCTACAGGAAGAAATCAAGGTCGAAGAACTGTTCTACGATGACCCATCTTACACAGGGTTTGTCTTTCCGGTTTCCAAGCATTATCCGGCCTGGCTGCTGGATGACGCGCACCCGATGGTACAAGCCGGGCAGCGCACGGTCGAGAAACTCTGGGGTGAGCCGCGCAAACTGGGCACCTGGGATTTTTCGACCAATGGCACCTACTGGGCCGGTAAAGCCGAAATCCCTTCGATTGGTTTTGGCCCCGGCGACGAGAAATTTGCCCACACGCACCTGGAACAGGTTCCACTGAAAGATGTGGTGGC